The Methanocella arvoryzae MRE50 genome includes a region encoding these proteins:
- a CDS encoding protein-glutamate methylesterase/protein-glutamine glutaminase, producing MLLIRVLVVDDSILMRTILTDVINVPGEITVVGTARNGLEGVEMAKKLSPDVITMDVEMPKMDGITAVRAIMKEKPTPVIMLSAMTQQGARETMSALSAGAFDFVPKPSGSISLDIDKVREPLLEKIRAACRVDRDKLRCLTGDLPEKAKPMKANAVKARKLVVIGSSTGGPGALERVLTRLPGDLKAGILVVQHMPAGFTRSLADRLNRISEIDIKEAEEGDAILEGRALIAPGNYHMLIRKGLSHLITLNQEPPVHAVRPAADVTMKSATKAFGDQIVGVILTGMGSDGAFGLKDIKDHGGRTIACDQKTSVIFGMPRAAIELGCVDRVAPLGDIANEIVDMVKGY from the coding sequence TTGCTCTTGATCAGGGTACTGGTAGTCGACGACTCGATCCTCATGCGGACGATCCTGACGGACGTCATTAACGTCCCCGGCGAGATCACCGTCGTAGGAACGGCACGGAACGGCCTGGAAGGCGTCGAGATGGCTAAAAAGCTGTCTCCCGACGTGATCACCATGGACGTCGAGATGCCTAAGATGGACGGCATCACCGCTGTCAGGGCGATCATGAAGGAAAAGCCGACGCCTGTGATCATGCTATCTGCCATGACTCAGCAGGGTGCCAGGGAGACTATGTCAGCCCTCTCGGCAGGAGCGTTCGACTTCGTACCCAAGCCCTCAGGGTCGATCTCTCTGGACATAGACAAAGTCAGGGAGCCTCTTCTTGAGAAGATCCGGGCAGCCTGCAGGGTGGACAGAGATAAGCTGCGGTGCCTTACAGGCGATCTGCCCGAGAAAGCAAAGCCCATGAAGGCGAACGCCGTCAAAGCCAGGAAGCTGGTCGTGATAGGCTCGTCGACAGGCGGCCCGGGAGCGCTGGAAAGAGTGCTGACCCGGCTACCTGGCGACCTGAAGGCAGGCATTCTGGTGGTCCAGCACATGCCGGCAGGCTTCACCAGATCGCTGGCAGACAGGCTGAACCGAATCTCCGAGATCGACATCAAGGAAGCCGAGGAAGGGGACGCCATCCTCGAAGGGAGAGCGCTGATCGCTCCCGGCAATTATCACATGCTCATCAGAAAAGGCCTGAGCCATCTGATCACCCTGAACCAGGAGCCCCCGGTGCACGCAGTCAGGCCGGCGGCCGACGTCACCATGAAATCGGCTACAAAGGCGTTCGGCGACCAGATCGTGGGAGTCATCCTCACCGGCATGGGCAGCGACGGGGCGTTCGGGCTGAAGGATATCAAGGACCACGGAGGCCGCACGATCGCCTGCGATCAGAAGACCTCCGTGATTTTCGGCATGCCCAGGGCGGCGATAGAGCTGGGATGCGTGGACAGGGTCGCGCCGCTGGGCGACATTGCGAACGAAATAGTCGATATGGTAAAGGGGTACTAA
- a CDS encoding response regulator, giving the protein MAKIMIVDDAAFMRTLLKNILFPKGYEIAGEAENGAVAVDKYKELKPDLVTMDIVMPNVNGIEALKQIREFDPNAKVIMCTAVGQENMVRAAIMSGAKGYIVKPFQAPKVLEEVQKVLGS; this is encoded by the coding sequence TTGGCAAAGATTATGATTGTCGACGACGCGGCGTTCATGCGAACCCTGCTGAAAAACATCCTGTTCCCGAAGGGCTACGAGATCGCCGGCGAGGCCGAAAACGGCGCGGTTGCCGTCGACAAGTACAAGGAACTGAAGCCGGACCTCGTGACCATGGACATCGTGATGCCCAACGTGAACGGGATCGAGGCGCTCAAGCAGATCAGGGAATTCGATCCTAACGCAAAGGTGATCATGTGTACTGCCGTAGGGCAGGAGAACATGGTCAGGGCAGCGATCATGAGCGGCGCCAAAGGCTATATCGTCAAGCCGTTCCAGGCGCCAAAGGTACTGGAAGAAGTCCAGAAAGTACTCGGCTCCTGA
- a CDS encoding CheF family chemotaxis protein has product MENETVLAKTNVDFMFPPKPEGPFDERAWVKNGLLTITNLNFKLSTATATQAIPLKGLEDVDMRMAGERHILVMTRYDEGKFKSYALSASPHALETLRKFLIQFISDAFKTSIYYISPASRGGVVLTNVAWDKGLLLATQKSIWFISKDKQVRVGLDSITKIKREARKMGGKDRYVLSIDYFEKNESLSSIVLCPDNTMDLLERYLTDLMEKYNSLGEDQKLTDIEGQVATLIYSGVDSNTIQSMLNIDNKTMDQYYDNLLKLGMANVVRVRRELELTPKGVKFVTDMMSNFTTEKK; this is encoded by the coding sequence ATGGAAAATGAAACAGTGCTGGCTAAGACGAACGTAGACTTTATGTTTCCCCCGAAACCCGAAGGGCCGTTCGACGAGAGAGCATGGGTGAAAAATGGCCTGCTAACCATAACTAACCTGAATTTCAAGCTCAGCACGGCTACTGCGACGCAGGCCATCCCGCTGAAAGGCCTGGAAGACGTGGACATGAGGATGGCGGGAGAGAGGCACATCCTGGTCATGACACGCTACGACGAGGGCAAGTTCAAGTCATACGCTCTCTCTGCATCCCCACATGCTCTGGAGACGCTGCGGAAATTTCTCATCCAGTTCATCTCCGACGCGTTCAAGACGAGCATCTATTATATTTCCCCCGCCTCCCGGGGAGGCGTAGTCCTGACTAACGTAGCCTGGGATAAAGGACTGCTGCTGGCTACCCAGAAGTCGATCTGGTTCATATCCAAAGACAAGCAGGTCCGCGTCGGGCTGGACAGCATCACCAAGATCAAGCGCGAGGCGAGGAAGATGGGCGGGAAGGACCGCTACGTGCTTTCCATCGACTACTTCGAGAAGAACGAGTCGCTCAGCAGCATCGTACTGTGCCCTGACAATACCATGGATCTGCTGGAGAGGTATCTCACCGACCTGATGGAGAAGTACAACAGCCTGGGAGAAGATCAGAAGCTGACTGACATCGAAGGCCAGGTGGCGACGCTGATCTACAGCGGAGTGGATTCGAACACCATCCAGTCGATGCTGAACATCGACAACAAGACCATGGATCAATATTACGACAATCTCCTGAAGCTCGGCATGGCGAATGTCGTCCGGGTCAGAAGAGAGCTCGAGCTGACTCCCAAGGGGGTCAAGTTTGTCACAGACATGATGAGCAACTTTACCACTGAGAAAAAATAG
- a CDS encoding ArsR/SmtB family transcription factor, with translation MDCDSTCELSKRMAEVFKALGDANRMYLIYLLASDGKERICVTELAEQLGISQPAVSRHLSTLKHAGIVKSEKDGNRIYYTFDREAMVRYKANIDLLFGNVMQKCDRLEKRG, from the coding sequence ATGGACTGCGATTCTACGTGCGAGCTGTCGAAACGGATGGCGGAAGTTTTCAAAGCCCTCGGCGACGCTAACCGGATGTACCTGATCTACCTCCTGGCTTCGGACGGAAAGGAGCGGATATGCGTTACTGAGCTGGCGGAGCAGCTGGGGATCTCCCAGCCGGCAGTTTCCAGGCATCTGAGCACTTTGAAGCACGCCGGAATTGTGAAATCTGAAAAGGATGGCAACCGCATCTACTACACGTTCGATCGGGAGGCAATGGTCCGGTACAAGGCGAACATCGATCTCCTGTTCGGGAACGTGATGCAGAAGTGCGACCGGCTGGAAAAGAGGGGCTAA
- a CDS encoding flavodoxin family protein — MAATIYYFTGTGNSLYVARTVAQKLGDCKLVNMAKPGYAG, encoded by the coding sequence ATGGCAGCAACGATCTATTATTTTACGGGCACCGGGAACTCGCTCTATGTAGCGAGGACTGTAGCTCAAAAGCTCGGCGACTGCAAGCTCGTCAACATGGCGAAGCCTGGTTATGCCGGATAA
- a CDS encoding EFR1 family ferrodoxin (N-terminal region resembles flavodoxins. C-terminal ferrodoxin region binds two 4Fe-4S clusters.), which translates to MPDNAYIGINLVTPVEKREGVLKAADRELAKIVEALMKKEQVVSKENALKWRALGSLSSTFAAIIYRLPRRYHTTDKCNACGTCVKVCPVNNVTLTDRKVTWGPNCIHCLACFHWCPARAVEIGGKSADIARYHHPAISVKDIMIK; encoded by the coding sequence ATGCCGGATAATGCCTATATCGGGATCAACCTCGTCACCCCTGTCGAGAAGCGGGAAGGTGTGCTGAAAGCGGCAGATCGGGAGCTCGCTAAGATCGTCGAAGCGTTGATGAAGAAGGAACAGGTTGTCTCAAAGGAGAACGCTTTAAAGTGGCGTGCCCTCGGTAGCCTTTCAAGCACTTTTGCAGCAATAATCTACCGGCTGCCCCGGCGGTATCATACCACTGACAAGTGCAACGCCTGTGGCACCTGCGTCAAAGTGTGCCCGGTCAACAACGTGACATTGACTGACAGGAAGGTCACCTGGGGCCCGAACTGTATACACTGTCTGGCCTGCTTCCACTGGTGTCCGGCCAGAGCTGTAGAGATCGGCGGGAAATCTGCTGATATCGCAAGGTACCATCACCCGGCGATTAGCGTTAAGGATATTATGATAAAATAG
- a CDS encoding fasciclin domain-containing protein — MDKLRTVLCVLIFSSLLLALVAPAQAQTQGISGNTKASAMVPVERSDKDMLPAMMETKDLSIASTAMKTAGLEGMMMPGGKYTLFVASDTALNATSPDMKNAMREKLNDKRVAREFVNGHLVNRMVTPDELTDGRMLTTLNGMPLKVSRAEGKIMLDDATLLKAIETNDGIVYVMDKIPSAIGGMMEQMGMMPPATRNFISSHAYELN; from the coding sequence ATGGATAAACTGAGAACAGTCCTGTGTGTCTTGATTTTTTCTTCGCTCTTACTGGCCCTTGTAGCCCCGGCGCAGGCGCAGACGCAGGGGATATCAGGTAATACGAAAGCCAGCGCTATGGTGCCTGTAGAGCGATCTGACAAAGATATGCTCCCGGCAATGATGGAGACTAAAGACCTCAGCATCGCTTCGACAGCGATGAAAACGGCAGGGCTGGAAGGCATGATGATGCCCGGAGGTAAATACACGCTGTTCGTCGCCTCGGATACGGCCCTGAACGCCACGAGCCCGGACATGAAAAATGCGATGAGGGAAAAGCTGAACGATAAACGGGTAGCCCGTGAATTTGTCAACGGTCACCTGGTTAACCGGATGGTTACGCCTGACGAGTTAACGGATGGCAGGATGCTCACCACTCTGAACGGGATGCCGCTGAAAGTCAGCAGGGCAGAAGGGAAGATTATGTTGGACGACGCCACACTCCTCAAGGCCATCGAGACTAATGATGGCATTGTCTACGTGATGGACAAGATTCCCTCAGCGATAGGGGGAATGATGGAGCAGATGGGCATGATGCCTCCGGCCACCAGAAACTTTATAAGTTCGCATGCATACGAACTTAATTGA
- a CDS encoding ATP-binding protein, which produces MKRKIIEIDEDKCTGCGQCVPDCPEGAIQIIDGKARLISDLFCDGLGACIGTCPEGAICVVEREAAPYDEKKVMENIVRQGPSVIKAHLEHLAHHGQTDFYNQAIEYLNEHKISVPGMAQAGGLPHAPATGGIPHAPHAGCPGSMMKSITRNRPASGQKSTEKAESELRQWPVQLKLLNPAAPYFDNADLLISADCVPFAYAGFHTELLRDKIVIIFCPKLDSDLEGYVTKLAEIFKRHTIKSITVARMEVPCCSGVRSVVDKALERSEKKIEVREKIITIQGDLK; this is translated from the coding sequence ATGAAGCGGAAGATTATAGAAATCGACGAAGATAAGTGCACAGGATGCGGGCAGTGCGTCCCCGACTGCCCGGAGGGAGCTATCCAGATCATCGACGGTAAGGCCCGGCTAATCAGTGATTTATTCTGCGACGGCCTGGGCGCGTGTATCGGCACGTGTCCTGAAGGCGCTATATGTGTGGTCGAGCGGGAAGCCGCTCCTTATGACGAAAAGAAGGTCATGGAGAACATCGTCCGGCAGGGCCCGTCCGTCATCAAGGCTCACCTGGAACACCTCGCCCACCACGGGCAGACCGATTTCTACAACCAGGCGATCGAATACCTGAACGAGCACAAGATCAGCGTGCCCGGCATGGCGCAGGCCGGCGGCTTACCTCACGCGCCTGCTACGGGCGGTATACCTCACGCACCCCACGCCGGCTGCCCGGGATCGATGATGAAGAGCATTACCCGAAACCGCCCTGCTTCCGGTCAAAAATCGACAGAAAAGGCCGAGTCCGAGCTCCGGCAGTGGCCGGTACAGCTTAAGCTCCTGAACCCCGCAGCTCCATATTTCGACAATGCCGACCTGCTGATCTCGGCAGACTGCGTTCCCTTCGCCTACGCAGGCTTCCATACCGAGCTCCTCCGGGACAAGATCGTCATTATCTTTTGCCCGAAGCTGGACTCGGACCTCGAAGGCTATGTCACTAAGCTGGCGGAAATCTTCAAGAGACACACGATTAAGTCCATCACGGTCGCCCGCATGGAAGTCCCCTGCTGCAGCGGCGTGCGCAGCGTCGTGGACAAGGCGCTGGAAAGATCGGAGAAGAAGATTGAGGTCAGAGAGAAGATCATCACGATACAGGGCGATTTGAAGTAA
- a CDS encoding MMPL family transporter: MVIGVWVLILILMAPLALNLSDTLKYDATNFMPKDTDSSRAQDIYDAQFPAPVTTQLIVVVESDNRTAASDFIRRLNSTVVNDSAIQNLSSTTSLCGMQRAMLVSMTPDLHEGLHAGYENISKANFEMYNATDMLLNTSKGMYDLKEAALQINDQIHRGQRQMLSMSSQLYAGRDKLVSGHDGMYQIKAAPDMIYGLPHGFVGAYQQASQDPALNDSQRSQAAYSAVSGSASGPASGYLSAFYGAWNSPGINSIANPDERAKAAIQAAFPQVLAGITDPVQSAMFQAAYAGMSYDSYSPATVKSFCVNTAMAQGNLEDSYKPQLEAVYDLGPNPSADAYDNMVLAGARSMPGVTDDQFQAVKDIYYMGRNPSPDRIADYLVQKAKESTDDPDARQLIQEAWDLGNPTEEEANNYVLRKITRDMNESETATVKEIFGWGPKPNNSTVADYVLRQAMAGKNASENQTIMEVYNLGRNASNDSIKAYVVGKIVDSMNTTGGDNSYFFALLDLDRNLSDSELEAFAGNWADTHDYNSPRIFPDQITKSLTAGNVTLFLVALDADSAVDTDIINADIAQLRKHIIDLKAGGEFSSVNAYVTGSGAMTTDTEKASMSDISNIDKFTILVVLILLLLYFRSVLTPFVPLAAIGVAIVSTMGALTIISYYMDLYYIIQTLIVVIMMGAGIDYCVFMLSRYVEERREGRDKKTAVVTMVEHAGKSITSSGLTAALGFGALVFSGQGMFTSIGAGISIGLIVSMITALTLIPAVLMLVGDRLFWPNKIFNVKSGQTLTGLWDRLTSNVMKRSKVIVALAVLLAVPAIFFAAQLSTGMDMVSMLPDNVESKTGYDVLEESMGSSLMGRVMITATLPVNLTDDSGNQSVAAMDRIENISAMISGIHGVDKVYSMTRPDGETITYANLSGYSMVEKAYYEQYMDNATGLDGRTTVIYASFNGSPYSNDAFHAIDEMRAMFKDNSTGALEGTEFHVGGSPAMTRDVEAANINGFMVVLPIVIVGILLILIVLLRSVFLPLRILLTLSLSICITLAAYVIVYQIGQGATMIFMLPMMLFCALMGMGVDYDIFLVTRILEEKQKGRSDREAIKKAISSTGLIILICAFIMAGAFGTLMLSSMQMMQQIGFALSSGVLIDATLMLMIVVPAIMIIMGKWNWWWPFGGQRSEDREEPAKPGEDKVAEPAKLVVPEKTKKE, from the coding sequence GTGGTCATCGGAGTATGGGTACTCATTCTGATACTCATGGCGCCGCTGGCGCTGAACCTCTCTGACACACTGAAGTACGACGCGACGAACTTCATGCCGAAGGACACGGACTCGTCCAGAGCCCAGGATATTTACGACGCCCAGTTCCCGGCCCCGGTAACTACGCAACTGATCGTAGTCGTCGAGTCAGATAACCGGACTGCGGCCTCCGACTTCATCAGGAGGCTCAACTCTACTGTCGTTAACGACAGCGCGATCCAGAACCTGTCAAGCACCACTTCCCTCTGCGGCATGCAGCGGGCGATGCTGGTCAGCATGACACCCGACCTTCACGAAGGGCTGCACGCCGGATACGAAAATATTTCGAAGGCGAACTTCGAGATGTATAATGCCACCGATATGCTGCTCAACACCAGCAAGGGCATGTACGACCTGAAAGAGGCTGCCCTGCAGATCAACGACCAGATCCACCGTGGCCAGCGGCAGATGCTCTCGATGAGCAGCCAGCTTTACGCTGGCAGAGATAAGCTCGTCTCTGGTCACGATGGTATGTACCAGATCAAAGCTGCCCCCGACATGATCTATGGACTGCCTCACGGATTCGTCGGCGCATACCAGCAGGCTTCCCAGGACCCGGCTTTAAACGATTCACAGAGAAGCCAGGCAGCCTACAGCGCGGTAAGCGGTAGTGCCAGCGGCCCGGCCTCCGGGTACCTGTCCGCATTTTACGGTGCCTGGAACAGCCCCGGCATCAATTCCATCGCCAACCCTGACGAGAGGGCTAAAGCAGCCATTCAGGCAGCGTTCCCCCAGGTTCTGGCAGGTATAACTGATCCGGTCCAGAGTGCCATGTTTCAGGCAGCCTACGCCGGCATGAGCTACGACTCTTACAGCCCGGCCACAGTCAAGTCTTTCTGCGTCAACACTGCCATGGCGCAGGGGAACCTGGAGGACAGCTACAAGCCACAGCTCGAGGCAGTATACGACCTCGGCCCAAACCCCTCTGCAGATGCCTACGATAACATGGTGCTGGCTGGAGCCCGCTCGATGCCGGGCGTCACCGACGATCAGTTCCAGGCAGTCAAAGACATCTATTACATGGGCAGGAACCCCAGCCCTGACCGGATAGCCGACTATCTGGTACAGAAGGCCAAGGAGAGCACGGACGACCCGGATGCCAGGCAGCTCATCCAGGAAGCCTGGGACCTGGGCAACCCGACCGAAGAAGAGGCTAACAACTACGTCCTGCGGAAGATCACCAGGGACATGAACGAGTCTGAGACCGCCACAGTGAAAGAGATCTTTGGCTGGGGCCCGAAGCCGAACAATTCCACTGTCGCCGACTACGTGCTGAGACAGGCGATGGCTGGCAAGAACGCCTCCGAGAACCAGACTATCATGGAGGTCTACAACCTCGGCCGCAACGCCTCAAACGATAGCATCAAGGCTTACGTCGTGGGGAAGATCGTCGACAGCATGAACACGACAGGCGGGGACAACTCTTACTTCTTTGCCCTGCTGGACCTCGACAGGAACCTTTCTGATTCCGAGCTGGAAGCCTTCGCGGGCAACTGGGCGGACACCCACGACTACAACAGCCCCAGGATTTTCCCGGACCAGATCACGAAAAGCCTGACCGCGGGTAACGTGACGCTTTTCCTGGTGGCCCTGGACGCTGACAGCGCGGTGGACACCGACATTATCAACGCCGACATCGCACAGCTCAGGAAGCATATCATCGACCTGAAAGCCGGGGGAGAATTCTCCTCGGTCAACGCCTACGTGACCGGCTCGGGAGCCATGACTACAGATACGGAGAAGGCCTCGATGAGCGACATCAGCAACATCGACAAGTTCACCATACTGGTCGTGCTGATCCTCCTGCTGCTGTACTTCAGGTCGGTCCTGACCCCGTTCGTGCCTCTGGCAGCCATCGGCGTGGCCATCGTGAGCACCATGGGCGCGCTGACGATCATCAGCTACTATATGGATCTTTACTACATCATCCAGACCCTGATCGTCGTGATCATGATGGGCGCAGGCATCGATTACTGCGTCTTCATGCTCTCGAGGTACGTCGAAGAGCGGCGCGAGGGCAGAGATAAGAAGACTGCCGTTGTCACCATGGTTGAGCACGCCGGCAAGAGCATCACCTCCAGCGGCCTGACAGCGGCGCTGGGCTTCGGCGCGCTGGTCTTCAGCGGCCAGGGCATGTTTACCTCAATCGGCGCCGGCATATCCATCGGCCTGATCGTCTCGATGATCACCGCTCTAACACTGATCCCGGCGGTACTGATGCTGGTAGGCGATCGCCTGTTCTGGCCCAACAAGATCTTCAACGTGAAGTCGGGCCAGACCCTGACGGGCTTATGGGACAGGCTCACCAGTAACGTGATGAAGCGCTCAAAGGTCATCGTGGCCCTCGCAGTGCTGCTGGCAGTGCCGGCGATCTTCTTCGCCGCCCAGCTCAGCACGGGCATGGACATGGTCTCGATGCTGCCGGACAACGTGGAAAGCAAGACAGGCTACGACGTGCTGGAAGAGTCCATGGGCAGCAGCCTGATGGGCAGGGTCATGATCACGGCCACCCTGCCGGTGAACCTGACCGACGACTCGGGCAACCAGTCAGTGGCCGCAATGGACAGGATAGAGAACATCTCCGCCATGATCAGCGGCATCCACGGCGTGGATAAAGTCTACTCCATGACCCGCCCCGACGGCGAGACCATCACGTACGCTAACCTGTCCGGCTACTCGATGGTTGAGAAGGCGTACTACGAGCAATATATGGACAACGCGACCGGCTTAGACGGCCGCACCACGGTAATCTATGCCTCGTTCAACGGCTCCCCGTACTCCAATGACGCATTCCACGCCATCGATGAGATGCGGGCCATGTTCAAGGATAACAGCACCGGAGCCCTCGAAGGCACGGAGTTCCACGTGGGAGGCTCCCCGGCCATGACGAGAGACGTAGAGGCTGCCAACATCAACGGCTTCATGGTTGTCCTGCCCATCGTCATCGTGGGCATCCTGCTCATCCTGATCGTGCTGCTGCGGTCGGTATTCCTCCCGCTCCGCATTCTGCTCACGCTATCCCTGAGCATCTGCATTACCCTCGCAGCCTACGTAATAGTCTACCAGATAGGGCAGGGGGCGACGATGATCTTCATGCTCCCCATGATGCTGTTCTGTGCCCTCATGGGCATGGGCGTAGACTACGACATCTTCCTCGTGACGAGGATCCTGGAAGAAAAGCAGAAAGGCAGGAGCGACAGGGAAGCGATCAAAAAAGCGATCTCCTCGACCGGGCTGATCATCCTGATCTGCGCCTTCATCATGGCTGGAGCGTTCGGCACCCTCATGCTGTCCAGCATGCAGATGATGCAGCAGATAGGCTTCGCCCTAAGTTCCGGCGTGCTCATCGACGCCACGCTGATGCTCATGATCGTGGTACCCGCGATCATGATCATCATGGGCAAGTGGAACTGGTGGTGGCCCTTCGGGGGCCAGAGGTCTGAGGACCGTGAAGAGCCGGCGAAGCCGGGTGAGGATAAAGTAGCAGAACCTGCAAAGCTGGTGGTGCCCGAGAAAACAAAGAAAGAGTAA
- a CDS encoding MarR family winged helix-turn-helix transcriptional regulator, whose protein sequence is MDVEWDKDPMPCPAPEDDWKEMSPEMSMLTASPSFLLLEVIHTWQKRIKERLAGFDLTSTQLTMLASLMMITKNGKLVTQADLAAFLSADKMMVSEVLRTLEKKGYIDRQDHPVDRRAKSLVITDKGRETIDVALKEAIKFDQEFFAAVGEDMDTFIKILNRLR, encoded by the coding sequence ATGGACGTCGAGTGGGATAAAGATCCCATGCCTTGCCCGGCCCCCGAAGATGACTGGAAAGAGATGTCGCCGGAGATGAGCATGCTCACGGCCAGCCCGAGCTTCCTTTTGCTTGAGGTTATCCACACCTGGCAGAAGCGGATTAAGGAAAGGCTCGCCGGCTTCGACCTCACCAGCACTCAGCTGACCATGCTGGCCAGCCTGATGATGATAACCAAAAACGGCAAGCTGGTCACCCAGGCGGACCTTGCGGCCTTCCTGAGCGCGGATAAGATGATGGTTTCCGAGGTGCTGCGCACTCTGGAAAAGAAGGGCTATATCGACAGGCAGGACCACCCGGTCGACAGGAGAGCGAAATCCCTCGTGATCACTGACAAGGGAAGAGAAACTATAGACGTCGCCTTGAAAGAGGCCATCAAGTTCGATCAGGAGTTCTTCGCCGCTGTCGGCGAGGACATGGATACTTTTATCAAAATATTGAACAGGCTACGTTAA